The following are from one region of the Oncorhynchus masou masou isolate Uvic2021 chromosome 24, UVic_Omas_1.1, whole genome shotgun sequence genome:
- the LOC135511376 gene encoding proline-rich protein 2-like → MARSLQRKSRHGASSDGPQDTEPPATVPRTRSLQRQSPGHGASSDGPQDTDPPATVPRTRSLQRRSPGHGPSSDGPQDTDPPATVPRTRSLQRRSPGHGASSDGRQDTDPPATVPRTRNLQRRSPGHGPSSDGPQDTDPPATVPRTRSLQQRSPGHGASSDGPRSGDSSDGPRCEPPATVPGPEPAAPVPDPEPPATVPGQEPPTTVHGQEPPTTVHGQEPPTTVHGQELAATIYGPEVPVTIPALEAAPKWGEPKAERGLRPTPKPPPNPPPRVEAHLDPPL, encoded by the coding sequence atggcccggagcctgcagaGAAAATCCAggcacggagcctccagcgacggtccccaggacacggagcctccagcgacggtccccaggacacggagcctccagcgacagtccccaggacacggagcctccagcgacggtccccaggaCACGGaccctccagcgacggtccccaggacacggagcctccagcgacggtccccaggaCACGGACCCTCCAGTGACGGTCCCCAGGACACGGaccctccagcgacggtccccaggacacggagcctccagcgacggtccccaggacacggagcctccagcgacggtcgccAGGACACGGaccctccagcgacggtccccaggacacggaacctccagcgacggtccccaggaCACGGaccctccagcgacggtccccaggaCACGGaccctccagcgacggtccccagaaCACGGAGCCTTCAGCAACGGTCCCCAGggcacggagcctccagcgatggtcccCGGTCTGGAgactccagcgacggtccccggtgtgagcctccagcgacggtccccggtccggaACCTGCAGCGCCGGTCCCCGATCCGGAGCCTCCTGCGACGGTCCCCGGTCAGgagcctccaacgacggtccacggTCAGgagcctccaacgacggtccacggTCAGgagcctccaacgacggtccacggTCAAGAACTTGCAGCGACAATTTACGGTCCGGAGGTCCCGGTGACGATCCCTGCACTGGAGGCAGCACCAAAGTGGGGGGAGCCTAAAGCGGAGCGGGGTCTGCGTCCCACACCGAAGCCCCCACCGAATCCCCCTCCGAGAGTAGAAGCCCAcctggaccctcccctatag